The DNA window taacaacacaaattaaaaattaatataatttatttatattaaacttttaagtaagttattaaaaaatatataatctgataaaaaaatttaattagaaTTATCAATTTCTTATATTACTTTGCattaacataaattttttataatattacataaattatattaacGTGCTCAAAGTTATAGTAACTAAACACTAtttcatatataatttttttaaaaaaacataacaaaatacTTTATAATTTCATTAGTATTAAGTACAATAATATTAATTCAttcttatattaaattaatttaattatattaaaaatattatccttcaaatatttcaaaaatcacaatatcatatttattatttttttaatattccaactattttttaatatcgcgattaatattaaaaatataatatttaactaaattatacttaatcatataatgttagtgtacaaaattataattatgttaatataatataaataatacaaacaaaatatttaaaaattacttaaattaCCTTCTCCAACGTAATTGTACGGAACTTGTAATAATATCAACGGACGATGCTAATATCTGAAATAAATGACaagtattataaaaaaaaattacacaaaaaaaatattaattcttaatatataattataatattatcaacgAAATTAAACATTACCTCTTTATATATCTTCAAATGAAAAGGATGATAAAATCAACAATTAATATTAATACAATATCGAATTAGAAAAGATCCGAATGCGAGAATTATCaccgaaaaaaaatattttcggtcgaaaagaaagaaggaaaggGTTACGATTTTGAGGAGAGGAACATTTCTATTTATAGTGGGAACACACACGGTGTAGACGCGGAATGGACACGGTGTAGATCCGGATTCAAAGAATCTGTGACAGTCTGTCACGGATCATGGATTCAAAGAATCCGTGACCACtcacttttcttttttttttgtttttttaattttttttaaaaaggatGAATCCGCTGCAGTGTGCAGCGGATTGTTATACTATTATAAACCTTCACATTTtgcaatatttttataattattattttactttataatattttttaaaaaaaacccagtCTGTTTGGTCCGCCTCCAAACTGGCTACTATTTTATCTACCCAACCCAATCAATTTTTATAGTGGGGCGGGCCAGCTCGACGGACCCGACCCAATTTGACAAGTCTATTTATAACTCATAATGTTTGCACAATATTGATATTTGCGGGCGTGCCAGGTGCGAAGTTGCACCAACTTGTGTGAAAAACAGtaaaaatctaacttctaaCTATTCGAGCGACGTGAATTCTAAATACGACCATTAGTTCTAGTCTCCTAAAATAAATGCAATGCCAAAATGAAGAAAGCTATTTGAAATTGATGGAAATaaatccataacataattttGAACTTACAAAAATGTAGGAATTCAtcaaaacatgaaaaatataataaattattgctGAAATCTAAAACGAGAAGACCTATAATACTAGAACAACTGTTGGAAAGCTTGAAAACTACTGCTTGAAGATTGAAAATTAGCAGAGGGCTTTTTGCAGATTTTTGTGCCTAGAattgtttgtttttttcctGTGTCGGCTGATTCTTTTTTTCTGGCTACTGTCAGTTTTCTCCATTCTCTCATTATCTCCTCTATCTGCTCCACTATCTCCTCCAGTTTGCATGTATTTTGACttaatcaaattaatttaaattattgatgCCCTCATTCTTTTTTCCTTGGACTTGGGCTAGTTTATTTGGGCCTCATTAAAATGTTGCTCCAACAAATGCCCCCGCAAGCATTGGCTTATTGGGCCAAAATGATTGTATATCAGCCCAGTTCAACCTTATTTGTAGCGGCCCATGATTTATTTGTCTGTTAGTTGGGCTATGATAGTGGACTGAATAACTCAAGCTCATTCACTACTGGACTTCACACCACTGTCTTTTGGTTTCTTTCATTCATGCTTTACTCACTCTCCACATTCAAACTTCCAAGCCCGCTTTCTTCAATCTCTCTACCTCCCCCTTGTTCGATACTCTTCACCGCCGGTGTGGAGGATCCCCGCCCTTAAGATCCTTTCAATCGTTATCTGCCGTCGGCTCCATTGTCACCCAAGGACGCGGTATGGCTCAAGACTCTTTTCTAATTGAGAAGATCTCTCAAATCTGTCACATTCACATTAATAGAAGCTATTGGGGGAAAAAGATCATCATCCACTGCCATGGATTCTTGTTTGTCAGGGAACTTCAAGATTCCCTTGTTAATTCTGTACTGCAAAATGTTCTTGAAAGCCCAACAAGATTTAGTAGCGTGATTGTAAGAGTTGTGGTGGTTACAATATTCTCGACCTTTCAACTCCTCCTTAGGCGGCACCCTGTGATCCGGTGGAAAAGTGATGAATTTTTCTTTTACGAGGAAATCAAAAACTTCATCGATTTTTGACATGTCAAACGTGTAGTGCATATCCTTGGGGAGTTGGGGGCTATTCTTCTTCTCAGGTTCTGATGGTTTCTTTTTTAGCATGGGAACTGTACAAGAACCAGCTGATCGAATTTCTGTCAATATCACATCTTCCACCTCCTAATAATAAGACCCCATAGCAGTCTCTTTTTGTACGACTCTTCTCGCAACAGTTCTTCGTAATCAGCAACCTTGGCAGCCAGCTCAAAGGAATCCTTGAACTCCATACCTTGAAATTTCTTCCTTAATTCAAAATCCAGCCCCTTTTGTGCCATCTTCACGAACTCGATTTCAGGTAGAAACACTTTACACCTATTCTTCATATTTTTGAACTTGTCGATAAAAGACTCCATAGATTCTCCTTTCTTTTGGGTGACCCTGGATAAATCGGCAATACACACTTCTGGCTCTGTTCTATAGAATTGAATGTGAAATTGTCTTTCCATCTATTGCCAACTCACCATTGAATTTCTGAGGAGAGAAGCATACCAAGAAAATGCAGTTCCTGTTAGAGAAATTCGGGAATCGACGCAACTTTAAATTGTTGAAGTTCTCCAAGTTGGCTAGTTCCCCGCACTGGATGGTGAATCTGGCTATATGTTCCATGCTGGACTGGCCATCCTCCCCGGAGAATAAGCTAAAATCATGAACTCTATAACCCCTTGGATATGGTTTATTCACGTCTATGCAGTCTGGATATGGTTTGTGGAACTCCGAGCGGCCTATCTGCCTCAAGGCCGCCCCATATAGCTCTTGAACAGTTTCTCTCACCATTTTCGGATCAACTACGTTGATGTTCCGAGCTGAGAGTGGGTGATGGTAATAATTTGTCCCCCGAGAATGAAACTTACACTTAAACCAACATTACCTCCTGGGAAGCCCCCATCTACTCATGGATAATCCATGTGTGATATATCATCATAAGGTCCTGGTTGGTACAGAGGATTTATCACGCTGTACACTTGAATAACTGGTTGTTTCGAGCTCCCCACTCCATGAGAACGTGAATATGGCTGGTCTCTCCCCCTAAGGTCGCTTCTCTCCTGTGAGGCGGTGTATACCTTCTTTCTGGCTGACTTGTGAGAGTGAACTTTGGGCGGCGAGGATCGCTAGCCCTTGATTTTCCTACTCCATAGTCAAATTCATGGACCTAGTTGCTTCCTTGATCAGTCTCTTTTGCAGTGGTATTTTGCTCCCCACGGATAGACTAATTTGGCTTACTCAGTAGAGTCTTCAAACAGTCAGACATTACCTTAGATAATGTCTGTGAAATTTCCTCAATCTTTATAGTAGTCAATTTCTCCATCACTCTGTTTGAAACTTAATCATACGTAGTCGGGACTTGCAAATCAACTTCTTCGGCATGTGGTTCAACAACAGGCTGCTCGGGCTGTTGAACCTGAGTTCCGTCTTGATTAGCCAAAGACTCCCCGCTCTCCTGACTgacgttttcttttcttcttgaCGGCATAGTGAGGGTCCCACTGGGCGTGCCAAAAATTGTCTGCACAATATTTGATTTGCGAGCGTGCCAGGTGCAAAAATGTAAATAAATCCCtaacataaatttgaatttaCAAAAAATGTAGGAATTCAtcaaaacatgaaaaatataataaattatttgtgaAATCTAAAACGAGAAGACCTAAAATGCTAGAACAACTACTGAAAAGCTTGAAAACTAATGCTTGAAAACTGAAAATTAGCAGAGAGCTTTTTGCATATTTTTGAGCGTAGaattgtgtgtttttttttcttgtgtCGGCCTATTATTTTCTTCTGGCTGCTGTCAGTTTTCTCCATTCTTTCATGATCTCCTCTATCTGCTCCACTATCTCCTCTTGTTTGCACGTTTTTTTGACttaatcaaattaatttaaattattgataaGCTCATTCTATTTTCCTTGGACTTGGGCTTGTTTATTTTTGGGCCTAATTAAAATACTGCTCCAACACATAGATCCATTGAATTGTAAAAACTCATGCAACGAATTAGGAAACTACAACCAAGTGATTTAGAAACTCTGAGAAAAATTATTAGCTGCCATTACCCATACGGTAAAGTGGCACAAATCCTAAATCGATTATGGAAGATGTCGATGTTCGAATCGTGGTGATAGAAAAACACTATTTCCCCAGTATAGCATCTCAAATTTAAGACTAGATCCCGAGAATTAAGTTGTCTTATATTTTCaacaattatattaaaaaataagtataattttcatagtattattattttaatttcatttaaCAATTTAAGAAATATCCACTGTGTGTCCGGACTTTCCcattgtttttttttcaaaaaaattaaaaaccgaAGCAGGTAGCGTGAGCTGCATCGTGCGTTCAGCGGGTGGCTACTAACTAGTTGCAGCCAAGCCATCCATGCTGCAAGCtcagctttttttttttttttttaaaaaaataaaaagttttgtttAACTCGTTGGTAAACGACCGTTCCTTCAATTTGGTAAATGAACGTAGCTTCAATTTTTGTCCGTTAATGCAACAATTAATTTACCCTTtacaacaatatttttttagaaaaattctataaatacaTCATTTTTTCTATGACTCATTTTAACCTCCTCAACACCAATCTTTTTTACGGTTAATGAGATCCTACCTATGTGAGCACTACCCTCACTTCATTTCAACGGATAAGATCTTGCCACAcgtacaatttcaaaaaaaaagtggGTCCTATATATGTATGGGCAAATCTTGGTCATCCATCCTATCATGGGGACAATGCCCACATgggtaggatgaaataaaccTTTTTTTGGTTAATGAGATCCTACCTATGTGAGCACTACCCTCCCTTCATTTCAACGGGTAAGATCTTGtcacacatacaatttcaaaaaaaaaagtgggtccTATATATGCATGGGCAAATCTTGGTCATCCATCCTATCACGGGGACAATGACCACATGCGACAATGCCCACCAAAAAAAACTCTACACCGAACGCTTCATTTATTTCACAATGTCTCGAGATCCTGTAGACTCTAACACACATAACATTCCCCCAAGACACAACGAAAAACATTATTCATGATGGGTCCTGCAAcatcatataaaaaattatcattATTTGAGAGTTAAtgaataatttataaattattttgtatCATTtcgtaatatatatataatttcgtATTGCTATGttgaactatttttttttaaaaataaagttttaat is part of the Primulina tabacum isolate GXHZ01 chromosome 18, ASM2559414v2, whole genome shotgun sequence genome and encodes:
- the LOC142532247 gene encoding uncharacterized protein LOC142532247; the protein is MVRETVQELYGAALRQIGRSEFHKPYPDCIDVNKPYPRGYRVHDFSLFSGEDGQSSMEHIARFTIQCGELANLENFNNLKLRRFPNFSNRNCIFLVCFSPQKFNEPEVCIADLSRVTQKKGESMESFIDKFKNMKNRCKVFLPEIEFVKMAQKGLDFELRKKFQGMEFKDSFELAAKEVEDVILTEIRSAGSCTVPMLKKKPSEPEKKNSPQLPKDMHYTFDMSKIDEVFDFLVKEKFITFPPDHRVPPKEELKGREYCNHHNSYNHATKSCWAFKNILQYRINKGILKFPDKQESMAVDDDLFPPIASINVNVTDLRDLLN